A window of Bos taurus isolate L1 Dominette 01449 registration number 42190680 breed Hereford chromosome 8, ARS-UCD2.0, whole genome shotgun sequence contains these coding sequences:
- the RANBP6 gene encoding ran-binding protein 6 isoform X1: MAASGSAGVPATVSGKQEFYQLLKNLINPSCMVRRQAEEIYENIPGLCKTTFLLDAVRNRRAGYEVRQMAAALLRRLLSSGFEEVYPNLPSDVQRDVKIELILAVKLETHASMRKKLCDIFAVLARNLIDEDGTNHWPEGLKFLVDSIYSKNVVLWEVALHVFWHFPGIFGNQERHDLDIIKRLLDQCIQDQEHPAIRTLSARAAAAFVLANENNIGLFKDFADLLPGILQAVNDSCYQDDDSVLESLVEIADTVPKYLGPYLEDTLQLSLKLCGDSRLSNLQRQLALEVIVTLSETATPMLKKHTNIIAQAVPHILAMMVDLQDDEDWVNADEMEEDDFDSNAVAAESALDRLACGLGGKLVLPMTKEHIMQMLQSPDWKYRHAGLMALSAIGEGCHQQMESILDETVNSVLLFLQDPHPRVRAAACTTLGQMATDFAPNFQKKFHETVIAALLRTMENQGNQRVQSHAASALIIFIEDCPKSLLVLYLDSMLRNLHSILVIKLQELIRNGTKLALEQLVTTIASVADTIEEKFVPYYDIFMPSLKHTVELAVQKELKLLKGKTIECISHVGLAVGKEKFMQDASNVMQLLLKTQSDLNNMEDDDPQTSYMVSAWARMCKILGSDFQQYLPLVIEPLIKTASAKPDVALLDTQDVENMSDDDGWQFVNLGDQQSFGIKTSGLEAKATACQMLVYYAKELREGFMDYTEQVVKLMVPLLKFYFHDNVRVAAAESLPFLLECARIRGPEYLAQMWQFICDPLIKAIGTEPDTDVLSEIMNSFAKSIEVMGDGCLNDEHLEELGEILKAKLEGHFKNQELRQVKRQEENYDQQVEMSLQDEDECDVYILTKVSDILHSLFSTYKEKILPWFEQLLPLIVNLICSNRPWPDRQWGLCIFDDIIEHCSPTSFKYVEYFRWPMLLNMRDNNPEVRQAAAYGLGVMAQFGGDDYRSLCSEAVPLLVKVIKCANSKTKKNVIATENCISAVGKILRFKPNCVNVDEVLPHWLSWLPLHEDKEEAIQTLSFLCDLIESNHPVVLGPNNSNLPKIISIIAEGKINETINYEDPCAKRLANVVRQVQTSEELWLECISHLDDEQQEALQELLNFA; the protein is encoded by the coding sequence ATGGCGGCGTCCGGGTCTGCTGGAGTACCGGCGACCGTGTCGGGAAAGCAAGAGTTTTACCAGCTTCTGAAGAACCTGATCAATCCAAGCTGTATGGTGCGGCGGCAGGCAGAGGAAATCTATGAAAATATCCCAGGTCTGTGTAAGACTACATTCCTCTTAGATGCCGTCAGAAATAGAAGAGCAGGTTATGAGGTGAGACAAATGGCTGCCGCCCTGCTACGACGGCTTTTGTCCTCTGGGTTTGAGGAAGTCTATCCAAATTTGCCTTCTGATGTTCAGAGGGACGTCAAGATTGAACTGATACTGGCTGTTAAGTTAGAAACACATGCTAGTATGAGGAAAAAACTTTGTGACATTTTTGCAGTCCTGGCCAGGAATTTGATAGATGAGGATGGCACTAACCACTGGCCTGAAGGTCTGAAGTTCCTTGTTGATTCAATCTACTCTAAAAATGTGGTTCTATGGGAAGTTGCACTTCACGTTTTCTGGCACTTTCCGGGGATTTTTGGGAACCAGGAGCGGCACGATTTGGATATCATCAAACGGTTGTTGGACCAGTGTATTCAAGATCAAGAACATCCAGCAATCAGGACATTATCTGCTAGAGCTGCAGCTGCATTTGTACTTGCTAATGAGAATAATATTGGTCTTTTCAAAGACTTTGCAGACTTGCTTCCTGGAATCTTACAGGCTGTGAATGATTCATGCTACCAGGATGATGATTCAGTGCTAGAATCCCTTGTCGAGATTGCAGATACTGTACCTAAATATTTGGGTCCTTATTTAGAAGATACTCTGCAACTGAGTCTAAAGTTATGTGGAGACTCTAGACTTAGTAATCTGCAACGCCAGCTGGCACTTGAAGTAATAGTGACCTTGTCTGAAACTGCCACCCCAATGttgaaaaaacatacaaatattaTTGCACAGGCAGTTCCTCATATATTAGCAATGATGGTTGATCTACAAGATGACGAGGACTGGGTAAATGCTGATGAAATGGAAGAAGATGATTTTGACAGCAATGCAGTTGCTGCTGAGAGTGCATTAGACAGACTGGCTTGTGGGCTTGGTGGAAAACTTGTTTTACCAATGACTAAGGAGCATATCATGCAGATGCTGCAGAGCCCTGACTGGAAATACCGACATGCTGGATTAATGGCCTTATCTGCTATTGGAGAAGGATGCCATCAGCAAATGGAATCAATTTTAGATGAAACAGTTAactctgttttgctttttcttcaggATCCTCATCCAAGGGTGAGGGCTGCAGCCTGTACTACACTTGGACAGATGGCTACAGATTTTGCACCTAACTTCCAAAAGAAATTCCATGAAACTGTGATTGCAGCTCTCTTGCGTACTATGGAAAATCAAGGTAATCAGCGTGTACAGTCACATGCAGCTTCTGcgcttattatttttattgaagactGCCCCAAATCATTGCTGGTTCTATATTTGGATAGTATGTTAAGAAATCTACATTCCATCTTGGTGATTAAACTTCAAGAGTTGATTCGCAATGGAACTAAGTTGGCCTTAGAACAGCTTGTGACAACCATTGCCTCAGTTGCAGATACAATAGAAGAAAAATTTGTACCATACTATGATATATTTATGCCCTCACTAAAGCATACTGTTGAGCTTGCTGTTCAAAAGGAACTCAAACTTCTGAAAGGAAAGACTATTGAATGCATTAGCCATGTTGGTCTTGCTGTTGGTAAGGAAAAATTTATGCAAGATGCATCAAATGTGATGCAGTTATTGTTGAAGACACAATCAGACTTAAATAATATGGAAGATGATGACCCTCAGACCTCTTACATGGTTTCAGCATGGGCTAGAATGTGTAAAATTCTTGGAAGTGATTTTCAACAGTACCTTCCACTGGTTATTGAGCCTCTTATTAAGACTGCTTCAGCTAAACCTGACGTTGCTCTCTTAGACACACAAGATGTGGAGAATATGAGTGATGATGATGGATGGCAATTTGTAAATCTTGGAGACCAGCAAAGTTTTGGAATTAAAACTTCAGGACTTGAAGCAAAAGCAACTGCTTGCCAGATGTTGGTTTATTATGCTAAGGAGTTAAGAGAAGGATTTATGGACTATACAGAACAAGTTGTAAAACTGATGGTTCCtttactgaaattttatttccatGACAATGTTCGAGTGGCAGCTGCAGAGTCCTTGCCTTTTCTCCTGGAATGTGCAAGAATTCGGGGGCCAGAGTATCTTGCACAGATGTGGCAATTCATATGTGATCCCTTAATCAAGGCTATTGGGACCGAACCCGATACAGATGTACTCTCAGAAATAATGAATTCTTTTGCAAAATCCATTGAAGTAATGGGAGATGGGTGCCTTAATGATGAACACTTGGAAGAACTGGGAGAAATACTGAAAGCAAAACTTGAAGGGCACTTTAAAAACCAAGAACTAAGACAGGTTAAAAGACAGGAAGAAAACTATGATCAACAGGTTGAAATGTCTCTGCAAGATGAGGATGAATGTGATGTTTATATTCTGACCAAAGTATCAGATATTTTGCACTCATTATTTAGTACTTACAAGGAAAAGATTTTACCGTGGTTTGAACAGCTACTTCCATTAATTGTAAATCTAATTTGTTCTAATAGGCCATGGCCAGACAGACAGTGGGGATTGTGCATATTTGATGATATCATAGAGCACTGCAGTCCAACCTCATTTAAATATGTTGAATATTTTCGGTGGCCAATGCTACTAAATATGCGAGACAACAACCCTGAAGTCAGGCAAGCTGCTGCTTATGGCCTGGGTGTTATGGCACAGTTTGGTGGAGATGATTATCGTTCTTTATGTTCAGAAGCTGTTCCGCTGCTGGTGAAAGTTATTAAGTGTGCAAAttccaaaaccaaaaaaaatgtcATTGCTACAGAGAACTGTATCTCAGCAGTAGGGAAGATTTTGAGGTTTAAGCCTAACTGTGTAAACGTAGATGAAGTTCTTCCACACTGGTTGTCATGGCTTCCACTGCATGAGGATAAAGAGGAAGCTATTCAGACTTTGAGTTTTCTCTGTGACTTAATTGAAAGTAACCACCCAGTTGTACTTGGTCCAAATAATTCCAATCTCCCAAAAATAATTAGTATAATTGCAGAAGGAAAAATTAATGAGACTATTAACTATGAAGATCCTTGTGCCAAACGCCTAGCTAATGTTGTACGTCAGGTACAGACTTCTGAAGAATTATGGTTGGAATGCATTTCCCATCTTGATGATGAGCAGCAGGAAGCCTTACAGGAATTGCTAAATTTTGCTTGA
- the RANBP6 gene encoding ran-binding protein 6 isoform X2, translated as MAASGSAGVPATVSGKQEFYQLLKNLINPSCMVRRQAEEIYENIPGLCKTTFLLDAVRNRRAGYEDPHPRVRAAACTTLGQMATDFAPNFQKKFHETVIAALLRTMENQGNQRVQSHAASALIIFIEDCPKSLLVLYLDSMLRNLHSILVIKLQELIRNGTKLALEQLVTTIASVADTIEEKFVPYYDIFMPSLKHTVELAVQKELKLLKGKTIECISHVGLAVGKEKFMQDASNVMQLLLKTQSDLNNMEDDDPQTSYMVSAWARMCKILGSDFQQYLPLVIEPLIKTASAKPDVALLDTQDVENMSDDDGWQFVNLGDQQSFGIKTSGLEAKATACQMLVYYAKELREGFMDYTEQVVKLMVPLLKFYFHDNVRVAAAESLPFLLECARIRGPEYLAQMWQFICDPLIKAIGTEPDTDVLSEIMNSFAKSIEVMGDGCLNDEHLEELGEILKAKLEGHFKNQELRQVKRQEENYDQQVEMSLQDEDECDVYILTKVSDILHSLFSTYKEKILPWFEQLLPLIVNLICSNRPWPDRQWGLCIFDDIIEHCSPTSFKYVEYFRWPMLLNMRDNNPEVRQAAAYGLGVMAQFGGDDYRSLCSEAVPLLVKVIKCANSKTKKNVIATENCISAVGKILRFKPNCVNVDEVLPHWLSWLPLHEDKEEAIQTLSFLCDLIESNHPVVLGPNNSNLPKIISIIAEGKINETINYEDPCAKRLANVVRQVQTSEELWLECISHLDDEQQEALQELLNFA; from the exons ATGGCGGCGTCCGGGTCTGCTGGAGTACCGGCGACCGTGTCGGGAAAGCAAGAGTTTTACCAGCTTCTGAAGAACCTGATCAATCCAAGCTGTATGGTGCGGCGGCAGGCAGAGGAAATCTATGAAAATATCCCAGGTCTGTGTAAGACTACATTCCTCTTAGATGCCGTCAGAAATAGAAGAGCAGGTTATGAG gATCCTCATCCAAGGGTGAGGGCTGCAGCCTGTACTACACTTGGACAGATGGCTACAGATTTTGCACCTAACTTCCAAAAGAAATTCCATGAAACTGTGATTGCAGCTCTCTTGCGTACTATGGAAAATCAAGGTAATCAGCGTGTACAGTCACATGCAGCTTCTGcgcttattatttttattgaagactGCCCCAAATCATTGCTGGTTCTATATTTGGATAGTATGTTAAGAAATCTACATTCCATCTTGGTGATTAAACTTCAAGAGTTGATTCGCAATGGAACTAAGTTGGCCTTAGAACAGCTTGTGACAACCATTGCCTCAGTTGCAGATACAATAGAAGAAAAATTTGTACCATACTATGATATATTTATGCCCTCACTAAAGCATACTGTTGAGCTTGCTGTTCAAAAGGAACTCAAACTTCTGAAAGGAAAGACTATTGAATGCATTAGCCATGTTGGTCTTGCTGTTGGTAAGGAAAAATTTATGCAAGATGCATCAAATGTGATGCAGTTATTGTTGAAGACACAATCAGACTTAAATAATATGGAAGATGATGACCCTCAGACCTCTTACATGGTTTCAGCATGGGCTAGAATGTGTAAAATTCTTGGAAGTGATTTTCAACAGTACCTTCCACTGGTTATTGAGCCTCTTATTAAGACTGCTTCAGCTAAACCTGACGTTGCTCTCTTAGACACACAAGATGTGGAGAATATGAGTGATGATGATGGATGGCAATTTGTAAATCTTGGAGACCAGCAAAGTTTTGGAATTAAAACTTCAGGACTTGAAGCAAAAGCAACTGCTTGCCAGATGTTGGTTTATTATGCTAAGGAGTTAAGAGAAGGATTTATGGACTATACAGAACAAGTTGTAAAACTGATGGTTCCtttactgaaattttatttccatGACAATGTTCGAGTGGCAGCTGCAGAGTCCTTGCCTTTTCTCCTGGAATGTGCAAGAATTCGGGGGCCAGAGTATCTTGCACAGATGTGGCAATTCATATGTGATCCCTTAATCAAGGCTATTGGGACCGAACCCGATACAGATGTACTCTCAGAAATAATGAATTCTTTTGCAAAATCCATTGAAGTAATGGGAGATGGGTGCCTTAATGATGAACACTTGGAAGAACTGGGAGAAATACTGAAAGCAAAACTTGAAGGGCACTTTAAAAACCAAGAACTAAGACAGGTTAAAAGACAGGAAGAAAACTATGATCAACAGGTTGAAATGTCTCTGCAAGATGAGGATGAATGTGATGTTTATATTCTGACCAAAGTATCAGATATTTTGCACTCATTATTTAGTACTTACAAGGAAAAGATTTTACCGTGGTTTGAACAGCTACTTCCATTAATTGTAAATCTAATTTGTTCTAATAGGCCATGGCCAGACAGACAGTGGGGATTGTGCATATTTGATGATATCATAGAGCACTGCAGTCCAACCTCATTTAAATATGTTGAATATTTTCGGTGGCCAATGCTACTAAATATGCGAGACAACAACCCTGAAGTCAGGCAAGCTGCTGCTTATGGCCTGGGTGTTATGGCACAGTTTGGTGGAGATGATTATCGTTCTTTATGTTCAGAAGCTGTTCCGCTGCTGGTGAAAGTTATTAAGTGTGCAAAttccaaaaccaaaaaaaatgtcATTGCTACAGAGAACTGTATCTCAGCAGTAGGGAAGATTTTGAGGTTTAAGCCTAACTGTGTAAACGTAGATGAAGTTCTTCCACACTGGTTGTCATGGCTTCCACTGCATGAGGATAAAGAGGAAGCTATTCAGACTTTGAGTTTTCTCTGTGACTTAATTGAAAGTAACCACCCAGTTGTACTTGGTCCAAATAATTCCAATCTCCCAAAAATAATTAGTATAATTGCAGAAGGAAAAATTAATGAGACTATTAACTATGAAGATCCTTGTGCCAAACGCCTAGCTAATGTTGTACGTCAGGTACAGACTTCTGAAGAATTATGGTTGGAATGCATTTCCCATCTTGATGATGAGCAGCAGGAAGCCTTACAGGAATTGCTAAATTTTGCTTGA
- the RANBP6 gene encoding ran-binding protein 6 isoform X3: MAASGSAGVPATVSGKQEFYQLLKNLINPSCMVRRQAEEIYENIPGSSSKGEGCSLYYTWTDGYRFCT, from the exons ATGGCGGCGTCCGGGTCTGCTGGAGTACCGGCGACCGTGTCGGGAAAGCAAGAGTTTTACCAGCTTCTGAAGAACCTGATCAATCCAAGCTGTATGGTGCGGCGGCAGGCAGAGGAAATCTATGAAAATATCCCAG gATCCTCATCCAAGGGTGAGGGCTGCAGCCTGTACTACACTTGGACAGATGGCTACAGATTTTGCACCTAA